CTACTGACTTTTTGTACGAGGAGCGGAGCACATGCGTCTTGGCGTGGGCAGTGTGCGTGATTGAGGGCGGCATCAAGCTACAGATGATGTCCCTCCGGTGCCAGAAGGAGGAGTAGGTGAATCCGTTGGTGAGGCGATTGCAGCATGTGGTTTCTAAGACGCAATTGGAATACTTATCTCGGCTCTTTAGGCCGATGAGGATGCCCGGGGGAGGGCGGTAGCGCCCCATGTGCATGGAATGCGTCACCATGCGCGGGAGACGTGCGCAACAATCGTGGAGGATGAGTTTCGGGCACTGGAAACATGTATAGAATGGAGGTGAGATGAATTGTGTGCACCCGTTACACTTAGGGAGCCGATGAGAATCGTCATCATTGATCTCGACATCATCATTGTAGACGGGATAGTCGTGGTGCAAGGTTAGTGGATGTTGGTGCTGCACTGCGTCATCACTTGTGGTGGAGCTACATTTTGCTATGTGTCGTATAATACTTGTGTATTCGTCAGGCACCGGAAGATGAACCAACTCTGGAACTCGATGTAGAGCTTCTCGTAGCGGAACTGCACAGTTAAGGACACATTTGAGCTGAGCAATATATTCATCTATCTCATTCAATATGACCACTTTCTCAAATGCCATAAAATTTCGAGTTTTATTCTAAAAAGataactattaaaaataatgatataaagtACTTCTATTTAATCaagtactccttccatcccttaatttatcacattttttcatttcggtctatcccacaaaatttgtcacatttcagtTTTTACATAATTGGTAGTGGATTCCATATTCTaccaactcacattttattataacctTCTCTCGACtgactttttcaactcattttccattacattttataaaatccgtgcccaatcaaagtatgccaaattttaagggacgggGGAAGTAATTGTTTACCTGGTTCGAAGCTCCGGTCATTTGTGACGGAGCACATGATATGGACATTGTATGAACCCATAGTGCATGAATAAAACCCCCAACTCGACACATCGTCTTCACAAATTATACACTTACTCCACCCCACTATGGAACCGTAATTCAGAAGAAGTGGGTGGCGGTGGCGCTCGTGCTGGATTGCATTTGGCAGCGCAGCACAGTGAGGATGCAGCCAGAAATCACATGGACTGCATACGTAGGCAAAAGGCATCGGCCGGGCCCACAACAGACCCGGCCGATGCTCGGTCCCACAAGCACTGCAGTAAAAGCCTTTGGAGCAGCGGATCACCGTCAGCCTGTGGTCGTGGCTCCGGTGCAGGATCTTCACCGGCAAAGCGCACGTCACGTCGAGCTGGAAATCGCACCCTACGCCACGACAACGGTACACCACGTCCCCACAAACTGCCTTGCAGATCGAGCAGTTGCTTTCGGGAAGATTATTAGGCCTCTTCTGGAGGGGTCTCGAGGAAGGATGTAACTCGTCACCGTCTAAATCGATAGGCAGATTACTGCACTGGTCGTGCAGATAACCACTTCCCGGCTCTGTTGCTTTGAACGGAGTCGAGAAGAGAGGAAGATTGCAAGCGCAACATAGCCTCGAATTCCCGTCGTCAGGATCGAGATTAATGCTTTCTTCCTTGTACTTGTTgtgaaatgtaaataatataTCAGCAAATATATCTCGGAAAATTGGTTCAAGTGGTGCTTCAGCGTGGAACCTGCGCATTTTGATACACGCTTGGATATTCATTAAGTTTAAAAATGCTATAGTTATATAGTGTCACGAGTCACCACATGAAAAGAATGAAACTCTAAACAAGAAAAGaatcatttgttttttagCTTTATGCATAACCTTGCTGCATTTATAAGATAAGAATGATGTGATTCTTTTTGTTCAAGAATATATCAAAGAATTACTTCATCTATATAGTTTTGTGCAAGAATTTTGTGACACGTGAAAATGTCAagagaaatactccctccgtccacgaaaaatattACACATTTGCCTCTTTTggttgtccacgaaaaataaaccacatttaaaaatagacccttctcttactaataatacggaacccacattccactaacactacttctctcttatttttttccttctctcttactttaccaattccacattaaaacccgtgtcattcaCAATATGTCCTATTTTCTGTGGACGGAGCGAGTATAGTTTTGTGGCACTTCATCTACATTGACACTTGAGGCAAGTGTCATTCTAGGTAAAGTGTAAGTATAAAACATCTATTCCTTCATGTTAAAATGTcatgaaaaaaatgcataaatgaGTTATGGAcaacttttcataaatggaaatagtatatttttgtagAACAAAATAGAAATGCACGTATTTTTATGTGTCCGAGGgattatgtaaataaaatattcataaccATTTAAACCACTTTCCCTCGCTGCAAAGGattgaaacataaaaacaaactattaattattttttcctaattttttttttactcatttgtgaatttttatataattgattttgtgaaCTAAGCTAAAAAGAAGTCAATATCAATAGATCCGGGCCACGAGAAATAAATTAACCAAACTTATTTACTCTTCTgtcataaatatttcatttttcctctTAGTACGTCCACCaataaatgtcacattttatttttaacttttttaggAAGTATACCTCAggttccactaactcattacacttaTATTTTAGGTAATATTATATCCATCCTGGAATGTAGtcttgtttttctattttaggccgtacgtccaccaaaatttgtctatgtttatgttttttaatgagacgaaactcatttttcactaacaatatttatttactttaataacttattctctctatatttatcttatttttactaaatttgCATCAAATCTCGTGCCATCCATCACCAAGACTATTTTGGGTAGACGGAAGTAGTGTTCTTTTGCGTcatgatataatatattgaaaCATAATAACACTTGTTTTGATTTTCTAATGAATCGAGTATAAGATGTTACAGTGCATGTTCATTATAATACTAAGAtaatcttttgaatttttggtttttagattttattatgCAGTTAAGAACGTAAAACTATGACTTGTATTCAATCAAATCGTCATTCCTAATTAATCTTGTTGACCCTCACgagaaaaatacataaattctGGCGATGCTAAAAGATTGAACTCATTATCAAATGAGAATAGGgaataatatattcaattcggaaattaacaaaataatccACGTCGATCTGGCCCTGTAATCGAGAAGAAGTGGGTGGTGGTGGCGTCCGTACTTAATTGCATTTGGCAGTGCAGCGCAGTGCGGATGCAGCCAGAAATCACATGCACTGCATATGTAGACCAAAGGCATCAGCTCGGCCTCCAACAGACCCGGCCGATGCTCGGTCCCACACGCACTACAGTAAAAGGCTGCAGAGCAGCGGTTGACCGTCAGCCTATGGTCGTGGCTCCGGTGCAGGATCTTGACCGGCCTAGCGCACGTCACGTCGAGCTGGAATTTACACCGCACGTCGCGGCGAACAAGGCGATGACACGAGTGCAGGATCTTGAATATAACTCTTGAATCATCATTTTGTTACACGAGTGGATGAATTAACTCCTAAATAATTGGTCTATTTATATAGTGTCACGCCATGGAAAGAATGAAACtctaaacaataaaataatcagatactactattttttaattttagcatAACCTAATCAGCATTTACAAGTTAAGAATCATGATATGCTTCTTTATATTAAGAATATAGTGTAAGATAATTACTTTCTCATAATCACAAGTTTGGAATTACATGCCAAGCAAGATATACAAAAATGAGGAATAAACATTGATAATCACtaacataaatgaaataaacataGGTATTACTGTATAAttttctatacattttggaattttcaatACAATTTACAATGAAATAAACATAGGAATTTGGCAATGCAGCGCAGTGCGCGAAGCAGCCAGTTATCGTATGCACTGCATACGTTAGACCAAACGCATTGGCTGGTAGATTGCAAGCACAACATATAGCCTCGAATTCACGTCTCCGGGATCgatattattttcttccttgTGCTTATTGTGAAATCTATATGATTTTTCAGTAAGTGGATATAGCGATGAACAGAGACATACTGTTACACGCATGGATGtattaaattcattaaataatggtctatttatatatagtgtCACGACATGAAAAGAATGAAACtctaaataagaaaagaatcGCGCGTTTACTATTTTCACTTTATATGCACAACCTTGCTACATTTATAAGATAAGAATGATGGTATGGATTCTTTTGGTGCAGAATATATCAAAGAATTACCTCTTTACAATGAATCGCAAGTTTGGAATTACATGCTTAATTTGTTCCCCCTCGTTGGGATGTCGCATTGAGAGAGTTGTATTACCGCTCTCTCGACACGCCCTTGCACTAATACGATTTTACCGATGCAAAATTTGcacttttccctttttatattgttatttaagAGATTCTTGACCCTGATTTTCAATAGTGTATATCCATTACTTGTTAAgtgatttatttgtattcTCTTTGGTAGAACCATAATTCAAAGACCATTTATGACGATAAAatataaggaaaaaaagaacaaatataTTTGAGTTTCGTACaaacataatgaaataaatctAGAAATTATTTAcctaattcaaattaataaatttttctcattctatttccttatattttatcttccgTAGCACCGACATAaatgtttgtttgatttgtagAGGTTAAAGGGTTAGAGTTTCCTATTAGAAAGAAGTTTGATTTGTTAAATGTTGATGTGAACGACGAATAGGTttttgatactccctccgtcccccataatttgtcaccatttggctcggtacgggttttaagaaatgtaatagaaagtgggttgaaaaagttgtgGCACATAGGtcctacatttatatattagttttataataaaatgtgagtgagaatgagttagtggaatatggagtccactaccaaaaaaggtaaaagtgaaaggtgacaaatttttagggacggataaaaaaaaaaatatgggacAAATCAtccggaacggagggagtaatactcTGCATTTGGAGTAGAGTTGTCAAATGAGTTGGACCAGCCTAATCCAGGCCAGAGGTAGTTAAAGCCTACGTCTGAAGTGGGTTGGGCTAAGCCgaactttttatatttcattttttcagaCAAGAGTTAACTAAAGCTAATTACGCTAGTGGGTTTCTAATGGGCCGTTCATGCAAtttcatggttttttttttataaggaaagaataaattctctcttaccttttccaaattattaaaatcttTGGGTATCCTATGCTAGCTTCTCACCATTCTAAGTTTGCTACTCTATTTGTAATAGTAAGTTCTATGattctattttgaaaatatatttagtgcCTACTTATGATTTCACCCTTCACAGTTTTGTTTGGGTGTGCTCTTTTTCTTGttaaacatactccctccgtcccataatagatgtcacacttgagAGATGACACAAAATTTTAGGAGATATTATATTGTGTGTtgagtggtgagagaaaatataattttataattgatgtgaaaGGGATCTTTTTTCAAAAGAGGAAacgtgacatcttttgtgggacaaattaaaaaggaaagtgtgacatctattatgggatggagggagtactttatttaaatgattttacTATGTTTGAAAAGGAACAAAACTAGAAGTGGCAAAAATAAccattttgaaatgattcagaTGGCAGATTAGCTTTAATTGGGGCCTAACTTATGCGAACATTAATACACAAGTTGAGGATGGAGATTTTCTTATGTAAAAAACAATTTgtactaatttaaaatgaaaacaagttTTGACCTTTTACTATAGATTTCATAGTTTatcaatgaaattttaattgaaaatttatgagtTGTACACAAACTAGGTAGAATCATCTAATATCCAGTTTATTACTACAAGGGAGTAGAGGAACATAAGTCTAACCCCACATCAAatattgctttatttttatccgTTTACAAATTATTTCAACTTTTCTTAGGTTTTGCTTCTCATGCATAATCCATCTgtcttatattttatcttcgGTAGCACCAACATAAATGTTGTTTGCCTTTTTTAATTGGCAAAAgagtttaaattatattaaaatttagttgctaaagtaataaaagttaattaaatattaaaacgTTTAATTCCAAAGTAATGCCAGCTTGGTATatgacaaattattatttttttcgtaatAATTTGTTCCACAAGAAAAACTGAAAAGCCACAGCAATTTTTAActgtaaaatattaaaactttattCTAACCATAGACAAGTGTACACGGTTGGGATCGGGAGCcatccttgctagtcggccgagTCTCATGGGCGaatagtgtggccacactttcgtcgcactatggaaaTGTTGTGATTGATGGATTGTTGAGAAAGTGTGGAGATTGTTTGGACTGGCCaatctatgaaattattttgtgatactcgatgatattcttttcttaatgcaaaaactcgagttcactatggtatgCATGACATAACTATTAAAACGTTATCAGCTTAAGACAACtgagtattttatagtactcagccctgcacgtgttttccttatgtgcagggtTGAGCGGCGAAGAGCTTGGTGTGGTGTTGAGTCGAACCTTAATTATTGTTGGATTTATTTTGAACTCTGAGGAgcgtcgtgtcttcatacatgacgTCACTCTTAATCttgaatgcttccgctgaattaCGGCTGTTTCTTTCTCAATCATATTTCTAAACCCCTTTTCACTCTtggattattaattatgataattgtTGCCTTTGGATTATTCAAATGTTAAGCGTTTACTCTGATTTCTccctcattttttaatattaattattttggtcaAACTCTCTATCGAAATCCTAGAAAATTCTCTTTAAAGTCTCATTGGTCGCGACCTCCCGCATTTATTAACCTTAAAAAGAGCGGTCGTGACAATAATAGtatcaagatataatctaagattgagttgtgagattattataatcattggagttagctatgactaattatcccatgattatccatcaaGGATTAAGTTATCAgattcaatcttatgaaccaactACAATAGATATTTAATCTCAAGATATAACCTTACGAACTGAACTAACACCTCTGCATATTTACACATGGATACAATTTTATTGGCTAcaactatttattattcttcatCATTTCCAAGGATAGCCTCGTGCTCTCAGACACGTTATGAAATAGTTGGAAGGAATCCTCATAACAACAAAGATGAATGCTAAAATAACATTTGAAGCACTCGAACGCCACCATATTATTACGGTAGCCTTCCCCACAATGCCCACACCGTCGGCCGCGGACCATGTGTCCGCGGACGAGGGTGAGTGGGCATTCATGACTCGCCACACGCACCTCCATAAACTCGTACTTGATCAAAGATAGGTGATCTAAGCAGGGCACGCAGTCCACGTGGAACGCCTGCTCGCAATCTGCGCAACCGTAGTACCACTGCGTGCTGTCAAGGCCCTCCTCACAAGCATCGCAGATCTGCGGCTGCACGTGAGGAGGTGGGGCCGTGATGAGCTCCAGGGGATGTGGGTCGTACACGTGCCGGACGGTGGCCGGAAGACGTGCACAGCTGGCGTGTAGGCCGAAATTGCGGCATGTCGTGCAGTAGTAGGATTTGTCGCTGAGGAATCTGTTGCAGCAGCGGCACACTCCCACATATTCTAATGGGCCTACGAACAAGGAGTGCGTCTTGGCGTGGGCAGCGTGCGTGATTGAGTCCGGCATAAGACGTCTCTGTTGTACGTGGGGAAAGAGTAGGTGAATCCGTTGGTGAGGCGATTGCAGCATGAGGTTTGTGAGATGCCATGGCAAGAATTGTCCCGGCTATTTAGGTCGATGAGCACACTCGTGGGATAGTGTCGCCCCCTTTCTAGGTAATGTGCCCCCTCACGCGGGAGTCGCGCGCAACAATCATGGAGAAAGAGTTTCGGACATAGGGAGCAGGTGTAGAATGGAGGTGAGATGAATTGTACGCACACATTGCACTTAGGGAGCCGGTGAACGTCGTCGTCGTCATCAATCTCCTCGTCATCTTTGTAGACGGGATAGTCGTGGTGCAATGTTAGTGGATGTTGGTGCTGCACTACGTAATCACTTAGGGAGGAGGTGCATTTTGCTATGTGTCGAATAATACTTATGTATTCGTCACGAACCGGAAGATGAACTAACTCTGGTACTCGATTTTCTTGCAGAGCTTCTCGAAGTAGAACTGCAGTATAATTAAGGATGCGTTTGGATTAAGCAACATACTCTCCTAGTCTTATTCAAGATGACGACTTTCTTGAATGTCGCAAGATTTTGCTGAAgttattaataaagtaagagaaattttttattaaatatatattactctTTCGGTCcccattaaatgtctcatatttggCCAGtgcaacttttaaaaaattgtttgactttgtgaaagaaagtgaattgaaaaagttactggaatatgaggttcactTACTAAagtagtaaaagtaaaatgagacatttattgatAACCATCCAAATAAGTAAATATGAGACGTATGGGGTGTGATCCGTTGCTAACtttttcttaagttgctaacttactaactcatcaatgcaacgtattaaaaatgtcaacacgatgaaactgaaatgtcaacataaacttaa
The genomic region above belongs to Salvia hispanica cultivar TCC Black 2014 chromosome 3, UniMelb_Shisp_WGS_1.0, whole genome shotgun sequence and contains:
- the LOC125210010 gene encoding uncharacterized protein LOC125210010: MRRFHAEAPLEPIFRDIFADILFTFHNKYKEESINLDPDDGNSRLCCACNLPLFSTPFKATEPGSGYLHDQCSNLPIDLDGDELHPSSRPLQKRPNNLPESNCSICKAVCGDVVYRCRGVGCDFQLDVTCALPVKILHRSHDHRLTVIRCSKGFYCSACGTEHRPGLLWARPMPFAYVCSPCDFWLHPHCAALPNAIQHERHRHPLLLNYGSIVGWSKCIICEDDVSSWGFYSCTMGSYNVHIMCSVTNDRSFEPVPLREALHRVPELVHLPVPDEYTSIIRHIAKCSSTTSDDAVQHQHPLTLHHDYPVYNDDVEINDDDSHRLPKCNGCTQFISPPFYTCFQCPKLILHDCCARLPRMVTHSMHMGRYRPPPGILIGLKSRDKYSNCVLETTCCNRLTNGFTYSSFWHRRDIICSLMPPSITHTAHAKTHVLRSSYKKSVEYEEAKCRCCMRFLSDVSYKCTTCRNFSLHTWCAQLPATVRHVYDPHPLKLVTSPPPHMQPQICDACEKGLDSTRWYYGCTECEQVFHVDCIPCLDNLSLIKYEAIEVRVPYHKCPLTLVRRHMVRGRRCGRCGEGYREHRDSLALECFKCYFSIHVTCFETLSELFKESKMKTLSIQDL